The DNA region ttttttttaattttatttatttatttttggctgcactggatctttgttgctgtgtgcgggctttctctacttgcagcgagcgggggctactctttgttgtggtgcgcgggcttctcattgtggtggcttctcttattgcggagcacaggcttagttgctccacagcatgtgggatcttcccgcaccagggctcgaacccgtgtcccctgccttggcaggcagattcttaaccactgtgccaccaaggaagcccctcttgagttttctgagcctcaatttctcatctgtaaaatgggcacagaaTTCCTTGCAGGGCTGTTATGAGAGTTTAAAAAGTCACTgtgtagggcttctctggtggcgccgtggtttaGAAttcgcctgccattgcaggggacaagggttcgagccctggtccaggaagatcccacgtgccgcagagcaactaagtccgtgcgccacaactactgagcctgcgctccagagcccgcgagccacaatgcctgaaacccatgtgcctagagcccgtgctctgcaacaagagaagtcaccgcaatgagaagcctgtgcaccacaacaaagagtagcccctgctcaccgcaactagagaaagcccggcgcagtaacaaagacccaactcagccaaaaataaataaattaaaaaaaaaagtcactgtgtAAAATGCCTGGCCCAGGGCCCACTTGGCTCACCGTGGGTCCTTGACCAGTTTCCTAGGTCCCCTGCAGTGCAGGTCACTCCCTCAGCCCTTCATCTGCTTGGCATCCCTGAGCAGCTGCTAGGGCTGGACCTATGCCGAGCGCTCACGCGGAAGCTGAGTCTGAGTCTTCCAGGTACCTCTAGGCCAAGGGGGTGAGGACAGACGGGGGTGGGCCATGGAGGAGGGAGGCAGTGTCTCGGGGAGCTTCAGACCAGAGCAGGGCCCTTTGGGTGGCCTGCTGGATGGCACTCGGGTTTCACCCACAAATCTACCCGGGAACCATGGTGGGAACCTGGCTGGGCAGAGGCGGGAGGGCTGAGGGGCTTTGGGACTCCAGGTGGCCCTGGGCAACCCCAGCCTCTCAGAAACACCTTCCCAACCTGAGGATGGAGGAGTTGGGTGGTGTCGGCAGCTCAGGGGTCGCAGTCTCAGACCTCACTCACTTATTGTCACTGGTCACCACGAGGCCGAGTCATATCCCTAGGACTGCCTTGATTCGTTCCATCTGTACAAAGGGAAGGAcagtcctccccactccccacggTTTCGGTGCCGCCCGTGGAAGCAGAGTGAGTAAGCTGGTTATCTTCCTGACAGCTGTCTGCCTTAGGTGAGGAGGGTGTGAGGTGTACTAAAATATTCCACGGGTGTCACTGTACGCGGTCCCCTGCTCTGCTGTCTGGGGGGCCTGGCGGGGGCGGGAAGGGGGAGGTGGACGTAGTTCAGGCAGAGAGCGGCAGGATCTCTGGGCCGAGAGGAATTCCCAGGGGAAAACCTATACGAAGGGAGCGCAGaggacaggaggggaggaggcagagggagacggGGTCCTCCAGCTCTGTGCGAAGCAGTTTTCAAGCGGTCCTGAGGCGTCAAGGGGCACCCTAGACAGTAGAACCTCCCGCGGATAGGGTGACACCTCCCCCAAGGCCCACCTGGGAAGGGGAGAATGTACCATTCCTGGACTGCGGAAAGAGACAATGAGGTCAAGTGCGCAGTGTGACGGGTAAGTAGCACGTGAGCAACAAATGAATTGTTCACTTCTACAGGATTATCTGCCggttttacagaaaaggaaacagagcgAAGAGCCCAAAGCCACATACAACTAGTGAAGAGGCAGAGGCTGCACTTGAACTGTCCCAGAGTACACGGTCGAGGCGTCCCACGCGTAAAAGCCTTAGAAATCGTCCCTCCTGGGGTAAAAAGAGGTGACGCGGTACGGTGGCAGGGAAATCCTCCGGCTGACCGTCTTGTCGCGGGGAGAGGTTGGGCAGCAACCCACCCAGAAGGGGAAAAACCGAGTGTGAGCGGGCAGACGAGGTCTCTTGTACACCCCGCCCCGCCAGACCGCGCCCGGGTTGGTGCCTCTCCGCGCAGCTGCGAGACGCGGCGCCTTTAAAGCCCGGCTGGGGGCGTGCCCGGTGCGCTGAGGGCACGCCTCTGGGCGCGTCCGCCCGGCGCCCCGCCCCGAGGCTTGTAGCCGCGGCCCCGGGAGGCGGGGCACGCTTTGGCTCGGCGGCCGTTCGAGTGGCGGCGGTTCGGCGGCTCGGCGCCTCCTTTCCCTCCGGCGGCTTCCCCGCGCGCTGCCCAGGGCGCCCGGCCGCGCCCTGACACACTCGGCCAGCTCGGCTATGGCCCGCGCCCCGCGACGTGGCGGGCGGGCACGGGGGCGCCGGACGGCGCGGCCAGAGTGAGGCGAGGCCGCCCTCCCGCCCTCGGCCGGGGCCGCCCGGGATGGCCGTGCCGCCGCTCCGCCGGGCGCTGCTGCTGTGGCAGCTGCTGGCGGCGGGCGGCGCGGCGCTGGAGATCGGCCGCTTCGACCCGGAGCGCGGGCGCGGGCCGGCGCCGTGCCAGGCGGTGGAGATCCCCATGTGCCGCGGCATCGGCTACAACCTGACCCGCATGCCCAACCTGCTGGGCCACACGTCGCAGGGCGAGGCGGCCGCCGAGCTGGCCGAGTTCGCGCCTCTCGTGCAGTACGGCTGCCACAGCCACCTGCGCTTCTTCCTGTGCTCGCTCTACGCGCCCATGTGCACCGACCAGGTCTCGACGCCCATCCCCGCTTGCCGGCCCATGTGCGAGCAGGCGCGCCTGCGCTGCGCGCCCATCATGGAGCAGTTCAACTTCGGCTGGCCGGACTCGCTGGACTGCGCCCGGCTGCCCACGCGCAACGACCCGCACGCGCTCTGCATGGAGGCGCCCGAGAACGCCACGGCCGGCCCCGCCGAGCCCCACAAGGGCCTAGGCATGCTGCCCGTGGCGCCGCGGCCCGCGCGGCCCCCCGGCGACGCCATCCTAGGCGCCGCCGGCGGCACCTGTGAGAACCCCGAGAAGTTCCAGTACGTGGAGAAGAGCCGCTCGTGCGCGCCGCGCTGCGGGCCGGGCGTCGAGGTGTTCTGGTCGCGGCGCGACAAGGACTTCGCGCTCGTCTGGATGGCCGTGTGGTCGGCGCTGTGCTTCTTCTCCACTGCCTTCACCGTGCTCACCTTCTTGCTGGAACCTCACCGCTTCCAGTACCCGGAGCGCCCCATCATTTTCCTTTCCATGTGCTACAACGTCTACTCGCTAGCCTTCCTCATCCGGGCTGTGGCTGGGGCCCAGAGCGTGGCTTGTGACCAGGAGGCGGGTGCGCTCTACGTGATCCAGGAGGGCCTGGAGAACACGGGCTGCACCCTCGTCTTCCTGCTGCTCTACTACTTCGGCATGGCCAGCTCGCTGTGGTGGGTGGTGCTGACCCTCACCTGGTTCCTGGCGGCCGGCAAGAAGTGG from Tursiops truncatus isolate mTurTru1 chromosome 15, mTurTru1.mat.Y, whole genome shotgun sequence includes:
- the FZD9 gene encoding frizzled-9, encoding MAVPPLRRALLLWQLLAAGGAALEIGRFDPERGRGPAPCQAVEIPMCRGIGYNLTRMPNLLGHTSQGEAAAELAEFAPLVQYGCHSHLRFFLCSLYAPMCTDQVSTPIPACRPMCEQARLRCAPIMEQFNFGWPDSLDCARLPTRNDPHALCMEAPENATAGPAEPHKGLGMLPVAPRPARPPGDAILGAAGGTCENPEKFQYVEKSRSCAPRCGPGVEVFWSRRDKDFALVWMAVWSALCFFSTAFTVLTFLLEPHRFQYPERPIIFLSMCYNVYSLAFLIRAVAGAQSVACDQEAGALYVIQEGLENTGCTLVFLLLYYFGMASSLWWVVLTLTWFLAAGKKWGHEAIEAHGSYFHMAAWGLPALKTIVILTLRKVAGDELTGLCYVASMDAGALTGFVLVPLSCYLVLGTSFLLTGFVALFHIRKIMKTGGTNTEKLEKLMVKIGVFSILYTVPATCVIVCYVYERLNMDFWRLRATEQPCSAATTPGGWRDCSLQGGSVPTVAVFMLKIFMSLVVGITSGVWVWSSKTFQTWQSLCHRKMAAGRARAKTCRAPGGYGRGTHCHYKAPTVVLHMTKTDPSLENPTHL